Proteins encoded within one genomic window of Brachybacterium avium:
- a CDS encoding DUF2871 domain-containing protein, with protein MKRLLNTALAYMILGLISGLFYREYAKATDTVGVDSQLSTLHTHFLALGMLVFLIVLALDAVFSLSGRRSFSVFYWTYNIGLLVTVVMQAVRGFLTLDGQDPTSTSAAIPGIAGLGHIILTVGLVALFVALRAAVAERSRGDSERSSVTA; from the coding sequence ATGAAACGACTGCTCAACACCGCCCTCGCCTACATGATCCTCGGCCTCATCTCGGGCCTGTTCTACCGTGAGTACGCCAAGGCCACCGACACCGTCGGCGTCGACTCCCAGCTCAGCACCTTGCACACGCACTTCCTTGCGCTGGGGATGCTGGTGTTCCTCATCGTCCTCGCCCTGGATGCGGTCTTCTCCCTCAGCGGGCGCCGCTCCTTCAGCGTCTTCTATTGGACGTACAACATCGGGCTGCTGGTCACCGTGGTGATGCAGGCCGTGCGCGGCTTCCTCACCCTGGACGGGCAGGACCCCACCAGCACCTCGGCCGCGATCCCCGGCATCGCGGGACTGGGGCACATCATCCTCACCGTCGGCCTGGTCGCCCTGTTCGTCGCGCTGCGCGCAGCGGTCGCCGAGCGCAGCCGCGGAGACAGCGAGCGGAGCTCGGTGACCGCCTGA
- a CDS encoding NUDIX hydrolase produces MATSSSEIHVAVDLTVLTLRDGALNVLLIQREDEPHRGAWALPGGFVQLGEDLDGAAYRVLSDEASLGSGAVHLEQVRTFGTPGRDPRGHVVSVAFMALGADLPDPRRGEDVADARWWSLEELAEVKLAFDHATVLECAVERARSKLEYTTLAATFLPETFTISQLRGVYESVWGATLDAGNFHRKATRTEGFLQELDQYAAPTGGRPARLYRAAGGTSLMPPLLRAGD; encoded by the coding sequence ATGGCCACCTCCTCATCAGAGATCCACGTCGCTGTCGACCTCACCGTCCTGACCCTCCGGGACGGTGCGCTGAACGTGCTGCTGATCCAGCGCGAGGATGAGCCTCACCGCGGTGCCTGGGCCCTGCCCGGCGGTTTCGTCCAGCTCGGTGAGGATCTCGACGGGGCCGCCTATCGGGTGCTCTCCGACGAGGCCTCGCTGGGCAGCGGCGCCGTCCACCTCGAGCAGGTGCGCACCTTCGGCACCCCCGGCCGTGACCCGCGCGGCCATGTGGTCTCGGTGGCGTTCATGGCGCTCGGTGCTGATCTGCCCGACCCGCGCCGCGGCGAGGACGTGGCCGATGCCCGCTGGTGGTCGCTCGAGGAGCTCGCCGAGGTGAAGCTCGCCTTCGATCACGCCACCGTGCTGGAATGCGCCGTCGAACGGGCCCGCAGCAAGCTCGAGTACACCACCCTCGCCGCGACCTTCCTGCCCGAGACGTTCACCATCTCGCAGCTGCGCGGGGTCTACGAGAGCGTGTGGGGCGCCACCCTGGACGCGGGCAACTTCCATCGCAAGGCCACGCGCACCGAAGGGTTCCTGCAGGAGCTGGACCAGTATGCCGCCCCCACCGGTGGTCGCCCCGCGCGGCTGTACCGGGCCGCCGGCGGCACCTCGCTGATGCCTCCGCTGCTGCGCGCCGGCGACTGA
- a CDS encoding amidohydrolase, which yields MTDDAALLAAYAVHREAVHALARAIHADPETAFQEHRAHDRCADLLESAGFALERGIAELPTAFRATLGTGSLVASLCVEYDALPGIGHGCGHNLIAGASLGAALALAEQLADLDVTLQVIGTPGEEHGAGKQLLLDRGVFDGVHLSLMSHPSPHTDTYDVLGSTSQAVGRWRATFTGRGAHAAANPADGINANDAAVIAQVAAGLLRQRLRDGQRLALVPQQSGVTNIVPETAVIDFECRALTMAEFDELRRQLIACFEGAALATGTALEITSSEPVYEPLLQDEVLGAAWNAAMRRRGRPLNGSLGITSASTDMGNVSQRVPSLHPFVGITGAGGALHTREFAAHADSAEGYRLMDDAAIAMAGVIRDVASAGDTRAALIARAQQLAR from the coding sequence GTGACCGATGATGCCGCCCTCCTCGCCGCCTACGCCGTCCACCGCGAGGCGGTGCATGCCCTGGCCCGCGCGATCCACGCCGACCCCGAGACCGCCTTCCAGGAGCACCGCGCCCACGATCGCTGCGCCGACCTGCTGGAGAGCGCCGGCTTCGCGCTCGAGCGCGGCATCGCCGAACTGCCCACCGCCTTCCGCGCCACCCTCGGCACCGGCTCCCTGGTCGCCTCGCTGTGCGTCGAGTACGACGCCCTGCCCGGCATCGGCCACGGCTGCGGGCACAACCTGATCGCCGGCGCCTCGCTCGGCGCGGCCCTCGCGCTCGCCGAGCAGCTCGCCGACCTCGACGTGACGCTGCAGGTCATCGGCACCCCCGGGGAGGAGCACGGCGCCGGCAAGCAGCTGTTGCTGGACCGCGGCGTCTTCGACGGCGTGCACCTGTCGCTGATGAGCCACCCCTCCCCGCACACCGATACCTACGACGTGCTCGGCTCCACCAGCCAGGCCGTCGGCCGCTGGCGCGCCACCTTCACCGGCCGCGGCGCCCACGCCGCCGCGAATCCGGCCGACGGGATCAACGCCAACGATGCCGCCGTGATCGCCCAGGTGGCCGCCGGGCTGCTGCGCCAGCGGCTCCGGGACGGCCAGCGCCTCGCGCTGGTGCCCCAGCAGTCCGGGGTCACCAACATCGTCCCCGAGACGGCGGTGATCGACTTCGAGTGCCGCGCCCTGACCATGGCGGAGTTCGACGAGCTGCGCCGGCAGCTGATCGCCTGCTTCGAGGGCGCGGCGCTCGCCACCGGAACCGCCCTCGAGATCACCAGCAGCGAGCCCGTCTACGAGCCGCTGCTCCAGGACGAGGTGCTCGGCGCCGCCTGGAATGCGGCGATGCGGCGGCGCGGCCGGCCGCTGAACGGCTCGCTCGGCATCACCTCGGCCTCGACCGATATGGGCAACGTGTCCCAGCGGGTGCCCTCGCTGCACCCCTTCGTCGGCATCACCGGTGCTGGCGGCGCCCTGCATACCCGGGAGTTCGCCGCGCACGCCGACTCCGCGGAGGGCTACCGCCTGATGG
- the glpX gene encoding class II fructose-bisphosphatase: MTTPANTAPDRNLALELVRVTEAAAIAGGRWVGAGDKNRADGAAVDAMRSFMDTVRMDGTVVIGEGEKDEAPMLFNGESVGDGTGPDVDVAVDPIDGTRLTALGYNNALAVFAVAEKGSMYDPSAVFYMEKMVVGPEAAEYVDLRLPVEQNIKLVAKALGKPVNQVTVCVLERPRHEPLVQEIRAAGARVKFIMDGDVAGAIAAARGAGVDMLLGTGGTPEGIIAACAVKATGGMIQGRLAPTDDAEKQKALDAGHDLDRVLRTDDLVTSDNCYFAATGITDGDLLKGVRYQHHRIFTESIVMRSTSGTVRIVEAEHRPEKWGRWLED; the protein is encoded by the coding sequence ATGACCACCCCTGCCAACACCGCCCCCGACCGCAACCTCGCTCTCGAGCTGGTCCGCGTCACCGAGGCCGCCGCCATCGCCGGCGGCCGCTGGGTGGGCGCCGGAGACAAGAACCGGGCCGACGGCGCCGCGGTCGACGCGATGCGCTCCTTCATGGACACGGTCCGCATGGACGGCACCGTCGTGATCGGCGAGGGCGAGAAGGACGAGGCCCCGATGCTGTTCAACGGCGAGTCCGTGGGCGACGGCACCGGCCCCGACGTCGATGTCGCGGTGGACCCGATCGACGGCACCCGCCTCACCGCGCTGGGATACAACAATGCGCTGGCCGTCTTCGCGGTCGCGGAGAAGGGGAGCATGTACGACCCCTCCGCCGTGTTCTACATGGAGAAGATGGTGGTGGGCCCCGAGGCGGCTGAGTACGTCGACCTGCGCCTCCCGGTGGAGCAGAACATCAAGCTGGTGGCCAAGGCACTGGGCAAGCCGGTCAACCAGGTCACGGTGTGCGTGCTCGAGCGGCCGCGCCACGAGCCCTTGGTCCAGGAGATCCGGGCGGCCGGGGCCCGGGTGAAGTTCATCATGGACGGTGATGTGGCCGGAGCGATCGCCGCGGCGCGCGGCGCCGGCGTCGACATGCTGCTGGGCACCGGCGGCACCCCGGAGGGCATCATCGCCGCCTGCGCGGTCAAGGCCACCGGCGGCATGATCCAGGGCCGGCTCGCCCCGACCGACGACGCGGAGAAGCAGAAGGCCCTGGACGCCGGGCACGACCTGGATCGCGTGCTGCGCACCGACGACCTCGTGACCTCCGACAACTGCTACTTCGCCGCCACCGGCATCACCGACGGGGACCTGCTGAAGGGGGTGCGCTACCAGCATCACCGCATCTTCACAGAGTCCATCGTCATGCGCTCGACCTCCGGGACCGTGCGCATCGTCGAGGCCGAGCACCGCCCCGAGAAGTGGGGCCGCTGGCTCGAGGACTGA